From the Manis javanica isolate MJ-LG chromosome 11, MJ_LKY, whole genome shotgun sequence genome, one window contains:
- the B4GAT1 gene encoding beta-1,4-glucuronyltransferase 1 → MQMSYAIRCAFYQLLLAALMLVAMLQLLYLSLLSGLHGQEEQDQYFEFFPPSPRSVDQVKAQLRTALASGGVLDASGDYRVYRGLLKTTMDPNDVILATHASVDNLLHLSGLLERWEGPLSVSVFAASKEEAQLATVLTYALSSHCPDMRARVSMHLVCPSRYEAAVPDPREPGEFALLRSCQEVFDKLARVAQPGINYALGTNVSYPNNLLRNLAREGANYALVIDVDMVPSEGLWRGLREMLDQSKQWAGTALVVPAFEIRRARRMPTNKNELLQLYQVGEVRPFYYGLCTPCQAPTNYSRWVNLPEETLLRPAYVVPWQDPWEPFYIAGGKVPTFDERFRQYGFNRISQACELHVAGFDFEVLNEGFLVHKGFKEALKFHPQKEAENQHNKILYRQFKQELKAKYPDSPRHC, encoded by the exons ATGCAGATGTCCTACGCCATCCGGTGCGCCTTCTACCAGCTTCTGCTGGCTGCGTTGATGCTGGTGGCGATGTTGCAGCTGCTCTACCTGTCGCTGCTCTCCGGGCTGCATGGGCAGGAGGAGCAAGACCAGTATTTTGAGTTCTTCCCGCCGTCCCCGCGGTCCGTGGACCAGGTCAAGGCGCAGCTTCGCACCGCGTTGGCCTCCGGAGGCGTCCTGGACGCCAGCGGCGACTACCGCGTCTATAGGGGCCTACTGAAGACCACCATGGACCCCAACGATGTGATACTAGCCACGCACGCCAGTGTGGACAACCTGCTGCACCTGTCGGGCCTGTTGGAACGCTGGGAGGGCCCGCTATCGGTGTCGGTGTTCGCAGCCTCTAAGGAGGAGGCGCAGCTAGCCACCGTGCTGACCTACGCGCTGAGCAGCCACTGCCCCGATATGCGCGCCAGGGTCTCCATGCACCTCGTGTGCCCCTCGCGCTACGAGGCCGCCGTGCCCGACCCGCGGGAGCCGGGGGAGTTCGCCCTGCTGCGGTCCTGCCAAGAAGTCTTTGACAAACTAGCCCGGGTGGCCCAGCCTGGGATCAATTACGCCCTGGGTACCAATGTCTCCTACCCCAATAACTTACTGCGGAATCTGGCTCGTGAGGGGGCCAACTATGCCCTGGTAATTGACGTGGACATGGTGCCCAGCGAGGGGCTGTGGAGAGGACTTCGGGAAATGCTGGATCAGAGCAAGCAGTGGGCGGGCACAGCGCTCGTGGTGCCTGCCTTCGAGATCCGCCGAGCCCGCCGCATGCCCACGAACAAGAATGAGCTGTTGCAGCTCTACCAGGTGGGCGAGGTGCGGCCCTTCTATTATGGGCTGTGCACGCCCTGCCAGGCGCCCACCAACTACTCCCGCTGGGTCAATCTGCCAGAAGAGACCTTGCTGAGGCCTGCCTATGTGGTGCCCTGGCAGGACCCCTGGGAGCCATTCTACATCGCTGGAGGCAAGGTGCCCACCTTCGACGAGCGCTTTCGGCAGTACGGCTTCAATCGCATCAGCCAG GCCTGTGAGCTGCACGTGGCAGGATTTGATTTCGAGGTGCTGAATGAAGGTTTTCTGGTTCATAAGGGCTTCAAAGAAGCCTTGAAGTTCCATCCCCAAAAGGAGGCTGAAAATCAGCACAATAAGATCCTTTACCGCCAGTTCAAGCAGGAGTTGAAGGCCAAGTACCCCGACTCTCCCCGTCACTGCTGA
- the BRMS1 gene encoding breast cancer metastasis-suppressor 1, whose product MPVQPPSKDTEEMEAEGDSAAEMNGEEEDSEEERSGSQTESEEESSEMDDEDYERRRSECVSEMLDLEKQFSELKEKLFRERLSQLRVRLEEVGAERAPEYTEPLGGLQRSLKIRIQVAGIYKGFCLDVIRNKYECELQGARQHLESEKLLLYDALQGELQERVQRLQEDRQSLDISSEWWDDRLHANGSSKTWDSLPPSKRRKAPLVSGPYIVYMLQEIDILEDWTAIKKARAAVSPQKRKSDGP is encoded by the exons ATGCCCGTCCAGCCTCCAAGCAAAGACACGGAAGAGATGGAAGCAGAAGGTGATTCGGCTGCGGAGATGAATGGGGAGGAGGAAGACAGTGAGGAGGAGCGGAGCGGCAGCCAGACCGAGTCAGAGGAGGAGAGCTCCG AGATGGATGACGAGGACTACGAGCGGCGCCGCAGTGAGTGTGTCAGTGAGATGCTGGACCTGGAGAAGCAGTTCTCAGAGCTGAAGGAGAA GTTGTTTAGGGAACGACTGAGCCAGCTGCGGGTGCGTCTGGAGGAAGTGGGAGCCGAGAGAGCCCCCGAGTACACAGAGCCTCTGGGGGGGCTGCAGCGGAGCCTCAAGATCCGCATTCAGGTGGCAG GGATCTACAAAGGCTTCTGTCTGGATGTGATTAGGAATAAGTACGAGTGTGAACTGCAGGGAGCCAGACAGCACCTGGAG AGCGAGAAGCTGCTGCTCTATGACGCGCTGCAGGGGGAGCTCCAGGAGCGGGTCCAGAGGCTGCAGGAGGACCGCCAGAGCCTGGACATTAGCTCCG AGTGGTGGGACGACAGACTGCACGCCAACGGCAGCTCAAAAACCTGGGACTCCCTGCCGCCCAGCAAGAGGAGGAAGGCGCCTCTCGTCTCTG GCCCGTACATCGTGTATATGCTGCAGGAGATCGACATCCTCGAGGACTGGACGGCTATCAAAAAG GCTAGGGCAGCTGTGTCCCCTCAGAAGAGAAAATCAGATG GACCATGA
- the CD248 gene encoding endosialin gives MLLRLLLAWVAAVPTMGQAPWAAEPRASCGPGSCYALFPRRRTFLEAWRACRELGGDLATPRTPEEARRVDSLVGAGPASRLLWIGLQRQARQCQLQRPLRGFTWTTGDQDTAFTNWAQPATGGPCPAQRCAALEASGEHRWLEGSCTLAVDGYLCQFGFEGSCPALPNEAGQAGPAVYTTPFHLVSMEFEWLPFGSVAAVPCQAGREVSLLCIKQPEGGVGWSRAGPLCPGTGCGLDNGGCEHECVEEVDGHVSCHCTEGFQLAADGRSCEDPCAHAPCEQQCEPGGPRGYSCHCRLGFRPAEDDPHRCVDTDECQIAGVCQQMCVNYVGGFECYCSEGHELEADGISCSPAGAVGARASQDLGDELLDAGEDEEDEEEAWEAFDGGWTEMPRIPWMEATQSSDFGLAYRPSFPEEGEPQMPYLDPTWPPPLSAPRVPYHSSVLSVTRPLVVSATRPTLPSAQPPIIPAVRPPLDSAPHAPMIPAMHPVLPPDPQFSMISPNYPDLPSAHQPHIISATRPARTPAHQPPVISAKYPELFPAHQSPMFPDTLVADTQTTTHLPPIAHHTPLVTTSSAHQPPVTQDVPVLKTQATHLPITSTVQPPLTSTSKSPVPPALQVPVPTATQPLAPPIPLPPQRPTNQTSLTSHSHPHSKAPQVPREGAPDPKLAPWLPSAAPTSLGEASLAGHSQRDDRWLLVALLVPTCIFLVVLLALGIVYCTRCGPHAPNKRVTDCYRWVTHAGSKGPTEPAPHQGSLTGVQTCRTSV, from the coding sequence ATGCTGCTGCGCCTGCTCCTGGCCTGGGTGGCCGCGGTGCCCACGATGGGCCAGGCCCCCTGGGCGGCTGAACCCCGTGCCTCCTGCGGCCCGGGTAGCTGCTACGCCCTCTTCCCAAGGCGCCGCACCTTCCTGGAGGCTTGGCGGGCCTGCCGCGAGTTGGGGGGTGATCTGGCCACACCACGGACCCCCGAGGAAGCCCGGCGTGTGGACAGCCTGGTGGGTGCCGGCCCGGCCAGTCGGCTGCTGTGGATCGGCCTGCAGCGGCAGGCCCGGCAATGCCAGCTGCAGCGGCCACTGCGTGGCTTCACGTGGACCACTGGGGACCAGGACACGGCCTTCACCAACTGGGCCCAGCCAGCTACAGGTGGGCCCTGCCCGGCCCAGCGCTGTGCGGCCCTCGAGGCGAGTGGCGAACATCGCTGGCTCGAGGGCTCCTGCACGCTGGCTGTGGATGGCTACCTGTGCCAATTCGGCTTCGAGGGTTCCTGCCCAGCATTGCCAAATGAGGCGGGCCAGGCTGGACCAGCCGTCTACACCACGCCCTTCCACCTGGTCTCCATGGAGTTTGAGTGGCTGCCCTTTGGCTCTGTGGCTGCCGTGCCCTGTCAGGCTGGCAGAGAAGTCTCTCTGCTCTGCATAAAGCAGCCTGAGGGTGGTGTGGGCTGGTCACGGGCTGGACCCTTGTGCCCGGGTACTGGCTGTGGCCTGGACAACGGGGGCTGTGAGCATGAGTGTGTGGAGGAGGTGGATGGTCATGTGTCCTGTCACTGCACTGAAGGCTTTCAGCTGGCAGCGGACGGGCGCAGCTGCGAGGACCCCTGTGCCCATGCCCCATGTGAGCAGCAGTGTGAGCCTGGCGGGCCGCGGGGCTACAGCTGCCACTGTCGCCTAGGTTTCCGGCCTGCTGAGGATGATCCGCACCGCTGCGTGGACACAGACGAGTGCCAGATCGCTGGCGTGTGCCAGCAGATGTGCGTCAACTACGTCGGTGGCTTCGAGTGCTACTGCAGTGAGGGTCATGAGCTTGAGGCTGATGGCATCAGCTGCAGCCCTGCTGGGGCCGTGGGTGCCCGGGCTTCTCAGGACCTTGGGGATGAGCTGCTGGATGCTGGGGAGGATGAAGAGGATGAAGAAGAGGCCTGGGAGGCCTTCGATGGTGGCTGGACAGAGATGCCTAGAATCCCATGGATGGAGGCCACCCAATCATCTGACTTTGGCCTGGCCTACAGACCTAGCTTCCCAGAGGAAGGAGAGCCACAGATGCCCTACCTGGACCCCACCTGGCCGCCCCCTCTTAGTGCCCCCAGGGTCCCCTACCATTCCTCAGTGCTCTCTGTCACCCGGCCCCTTGTGGTCTCTGCCACGCGCCCCACACTGCCTTCTGCCCAACCTCCTATTATCCCTGCCGTGCGCCCACCTCTGGATTCTGCCCCTCATGCCCCCATGATTCCTGCCATGCACCCTGTTTTGCCCCCTGACCCCCAGTTCTCCATGATCTCACCCAACTATCCAGATCTTCCCTCTGCCCACCAACCTCACATTATCTCTGCCACTCGCCCAGCACGGACCCCTGCCCACCAGCCCCCAGTTATCTCAGCCAAATATCCTGAACTGTTCCCTGCCCACCAGTCCCCCATGTTTCCAGACACCCTAGTGGCTGATACCCAGACCACCACTCATTTGCCTCCAATAGCTCACCACACCCCTCTGGTCACCACCTCCAGTGCCCATCAACCCCCCGTGACTCAAGATGTTCCAGTCCTCAAAACCCAGGCCACTCACCTTCCCATTACCTCAACTGTCCAGCCCCCTCTGACCTCTACCTCCAAGTcccctgtgccccctgccctTCAAGTCCCTGTGCCTACTGCCACCCAACCCCTGGCTCCCCCCATTCCCCTGCCCCCTCAGAGACCCACTAACCAGACCTCACTCACTAGCCATTCACACCCCCATTCCAAAGCCCCACAAGTCCCAAGAGAAGGTGCCCCTGACCCCAAGCTGGCCCCCTGGCTGCCCTCAGCAGCCCCAACATCCCTGGGGGAGGCCAGTCTGGCAGGCCACAGCCAGAGGGATGACCGGTGGCTGCTAGTGGCACTCCTAGTGCCAACATGCATCTTCTTGGTGGTCCTACTTGCATTGGGCATCGTGTACTGCACCCGCTGTGGCCCCCACGCACCCAACAAGCGTGTTACTGACTGTTATCGCTGGGTCACCCATGCTGGGAGCAAGGGCCCAACAGAACCTGCTCCCCACCAGGGCAGCCTCACAGGGGTGCAGACCTGCAGAACCAGCGTGTGA
- the RIN1 gene encoding ras and Rab interactor 1, whose translation METPGDPKADLLGAPSPSDFSPGHPEREKPAQDPLYDVPGAGGGQAGGPQRPGRTVSLRERLLLTRPVWLQLRASAAAALHVLRTEPPGTFLVRKSNTRQCQALCMRLPEASGPSFVSSHYIQESPVGVYLEGSELVFPDLVQLICAYCHARDILLLPLQLPRAICQAATHKELEAISHLGIEFWSSSLNTKTQMGPSEGPLLPRLKPRSPQELDQGTGAALCFFNPLFPGDLGPTRREKFKRSFKVRVSMETSSPLSPPAVPPPPVPVLPGAAPNQTERLPPHQLLRRESSVGYRVPGGAGPSLLPLPSLQEVDCGSPSSSEEEGVPEPPRSPTTSPCLAHQRPLLRSMSAAFCSLLAPERHVTRAAMVLMQDRHTDVGQLVQDLLTQVRAGPEPQELQGIREVLSQARAMLSAELGSEKSLPPDRLERVLEKSLHRAVLKPLRPLLVGRLRRRLSADGSLGRLAEGLHLAQAQGPAAFGAHLSLPSPGEIEQVRQKLLQLLRTYSPSAQVKRLLQACKLLYTALRTHRGEGAGADEFLPLLSLVLAQCDLPELLLESEYMSELLEPTLLTGEGGYYLTSLSASLALLSGLAQARTCPLRPSQELQHSLSLWKQRRLPATHSLQRLIRVAYQDPSSGCTSKTLAVPPGASIATLNQLCATKFRVTQPDTFGLFLYKEPGYHRLPPEAPAHRLPTAGYLVYCPAEWSEAQGAAPRAAMEEGRAGPETGVREEERAGWGDGDTEVEACPRDIRGESETTAEAGEGPARGCPTQPGGPEAEESPVAEE comes from the exons ATGGAAACCCCTGGGGACCCAAAAGCAGACCTTCTTGGAGCCCCCAGCCCATCCGACTTCTCGCCTGGGCACCCGGAGAGAGAAAA GCCAGCCCAGGACCCACTGTATGACGTGCCCGGCGCCGGCGGAGGGCAGGCGGGAGGGCCCCAGCGGCCCGGGCGCACAGTGAGCCTGCGGGAGCGCCTACTGCTCACGCGGCCCGTGTGGCTGCAGCTGCGAGCCAGTGCCGCAGCGGCACTGCACGTGCTGAGGACCGAGCCCCCGGGG ACATTCCTGGTGCGGAAATCGAACACGCGCCAGTGCCAAGCCCTGTGCATGCGCCTGCCCGAGGCTAGTGGCCCATCCTTTGTCTCCAGCCACTACATCCAGGAGAGCCCAGTGG GCGTCTACCTGGAAGGCTCGGAGCTTGTGTTCCCAGACCTGGTCCAGCTCATCTGCGCCTACTGCCATGCCCG GGACATCCTTCTTCTCCCCCTCCAGCTCCCCAGAGCTATCTGCCAGGCAGCCACCCACAAGGAGTTGGAAGCCATCTCCCATCTGGGCATTG AGTTCTGGAGCTCCTCCCTCAACACCAAGACTCAGATGGGTCCATCCGAAGGCCCGCTGCTTCCCCGGCTGAAGCCCCGTTCCCCACAAGAGCTGGACCAGGGCACCGGAGCCGCCCTGTGCTTCTTCAACCCCCTGTTCCCAGGGGACCTGGGCCCCACCAGACGGGAGAAATTCAAGAGGAGCTTCAAAGTGCGTGTGTCCATGGAGACCTCCAGCCCCCTATCTCCCCCGGCTGTGCCACCTCCCCCAGTGCCTGTGCTGCCAGGGGCAGCCCCCAACCAGACGGAAAGGTTGCCGCCTCACCAGCTGCTGCGGAGGGAGAGCTCGGTGGGGTACCGTGTGCCAGGGGGTGCTGGCCCCAGCCTCCtacccctgccctccctccaggaGGTGGACTGCGGCTCCCCCAGCAGctcggaggaggagggggtgccGGAGCCCCCAAGGAGCCCAACAACCTCCCCCTGCCTGGCCCACCAGCGGCCCCTGCTTAGGTCCATGAGCGCTGCCTTCTGCTCCCTGCTGGCGCCTGAGCGGCACGTGACCCGGGCAGCCATGGTGCTGATGCAGGACCGACACACGGACGTTGGCCAGCTGGTGCAGGACCTACTGACCCAGGTGCGAGCCGGTCCTGAGCCTCAGGAGCTGCAGGGCATCCGAGAGGTGCTGAGCCAGGCCCGGGCCATGCTGAGTGCAGAGCTGGGCTCTGAGAAGTCGCTACCGCCCGACAGACTGG AACGTGTCCTGGAGAAGTCACTGCACCGCGCAGTGCTCAAGCCTCTCCGGCCCCTCCTGGTGGGCCGCCTGAGGCGCCGGCTTTCTGCTGATGGCTCCTTGGGCCGCCTGGCTGAAGGCCTCCACCTGGCCCAAGCCCAGGGCCCTGCAGCCTTCGGGGCCCACTTGAGCCTGCCTTCCCCAGGAGAGATAGAGCAGGTGCGCCAAAAGCTTCTGCAGCTGCTGCGCACCTACTCACCCAGTGCCCAGGTGAAGCGGCTCCTGCAGGCCTGCAAGCTGCTCTACACAGCCCTGAGGACCCACAGGG GGGAGGGCGCCGGGGCTGATGAGTTCCTCCCACTGCTGAGCCTGGTCCTGGCCCAGTGCGACCTTCCTGAGCTGTTACTGGAGTCTGAGTACATGTCGGAACTGCTGGAGCCCACTTTACTcactggagagg GCGGCTACTACCTGACCAGCCTCTCAGCCAGCCTGGCCCTGCTGAGCGGCCTGGCCCAGGCCCGCACCTGCCCCCTGCGCCCCTCCCAGGAGCTGCaacactccctcagcctctggAAGCAGCGCCGCCTGCCCGCCACCCACAGCCTCCAG cGCCTCATCCGAGTTGCCTATCAGGACCCCAGCAGTGGGTGCACCTCCAAGACACTGGCCGTGCCCCCGGGGGCCTCGATCGCTACCCTGAATCAGCTCTGTGCTACCAAGTTCCGAGTGACCCAGCCTGACACTTTCGGCCTCTTCCTGTATAAGGAGCCAGGCTACCACCGCTTGCCCCCGGAAGCCCCGGCCCACAGGCTTCCCACAGCTGGCTACCTGGTCTACTGCCCAGCAGAGTGGTCGGAGGCCCAGGGGGCTGCCCCTCGGGCTGCAATGGAGGAGGGCAGGGCGGGGCCAGAGACAGGGgtcagggaggaggagagagcgggctggggagatggggacactgaggtcgAGGCCTGTCCCAGGGACATCAGGGGCGAGTCTGAGACAACTGCCGAGGCAGGCGAGGGCCCGGCCAGAGGATGCCCCACTCAGCCAGGGGGGCCAGAGGCTGAGGAAAGTCCAGTAGCAGAGGAGTAG